One Punica granatum isolate Tunisia-2019 chromosome 3, ASM765513v2, whole genome shotgun sequence genomic window carries:
- the LOC116198939 gene encoding probable LRR receptor-like serine/threonine-protein kinase At3g47570: MILKKPNCFLKIQALVIILYHVFAAAATGITAFSLTNVTDHQALLAFKGQITSDPSNALSSWNDSIHFCAWTGVTCGKKHQRVTALRLPSLRLVGPLSPHVWNLTFLRVLDLEGNHLNGVLSQEIGRLSRLKGLHLTNNSFQGELPRNLSNCADLLALYLDGNNLTGRIPDELGSLLKLTQVELSSNGFTGEIPSALGNLSALTYLSLGINHIQGSIPQQLGYLSNLTDLQLGANNLTGHIPTSLYNISSIVTFSVIENNLIGSLPSDVFLALPELQLLTVGSNGFSGLVPSSITNASRAVAIDFGVNALIGPIPADLGGLENLEWLSFEVNNLGTEEGDDFSFLTSLTNCTKLQVVSSSENRLKGTLPDSLANFSSNLTTLFLSSNFISGPTPSGIGNLVNLQRLALEENMLTGNIPSSIGKLSKLQIVELSENNLSGGIPSSLGNMTSLSDLHLGNNWLEGTIPASLRNCTQLNSLRLNDNLLVGVVPLELFGLSSISTLTLAGNHLTGPIPSLVGKLANLETLNVSENNMSGEIPPAMGDCLVLEYLYLGANQFSGTIPPSMSNLRGLKLLNLSRNNFSGQFPRFLADLPSIEAIDLSFNKFEGEVPNKGIFRNHSAVSVVGNNDICGGPPSLQLPICKGGATKRKTSSQRTVMVITVVVSIFFLLVGIIAIVLYRSKRLESRTAFTSPIEDHHPKLSYVELSRATNGFSPTNMIGEGSFGAVYKGVLPSNGQIVAVKVLKLKEHGASKSFMAECEALGNIRHRNLVKIITSCSGIDFQREDFKALIFEFMPNGSLEKWLHPVPNEMGGSDNNMRLSVIQRLGIAIDVATAVDYLHHQCHSGIIHSDLKPSNVLLDSDFSAHVSDFGLAKFLAVKASGTQSSSIGIRGTVGYVAPEYGVGGEVSTRGDIYSFGILLLELFTGKRPTEPMFSGEFGLRGFVERSLPDGLDQVLDPLLCLGRVQGDLKRSLLSVLKVGLMCSAAQPNERMDIGEAAAELEKAWDVLQVRRRRIRV; encoded by the exons ATGATTCTGAAGAAACCAAATTGCTTTCTGAAAATCCAGGCTCTCGTGATCATCCTCTACCATGtatttgctgctgctgctactgGAATTACCGCTTTCAGTCTTACCAATGTGACAGACCACCAAGCGTTGCTGGCCTTCAAAGGTCAGATAACCTCCGATCCATCTAATGCTCTCAGCTCTTGGAACGATTCAATCCACTTCTGTGCTTGGACTGGAGTTACATGCGGCAAGAAGCATCAGCGTGTGACTGCTCTTCGACTCCCATCCCTTCGGCTGGTGGGTCCTCTGTCTCCTCACGTCTGGAATCTCACCTTCCTAAGAGTCCTTGACCTTGAAGGTAATCACTTAAATGGGGTACTGTCCCAGGAGATCGGTCGGTTGTCGAGGCTAAAGGGTCTTCATCTCACCAACAATTCTTTCCAAGGAGAGCTGCCTAGAAACCTGAGTAATTGTGCAGACCTCTTGGCCCTATATTTGGATGGCAACAATCTCACAGGGCGGATCCCAGATGAGCTTGGTTCTCTGTTGAAGCTCACCCAAGTAGAGCTCTCCTCGAATGGCTTCACCGGTGAAATCCCTTCTGCGCTGGGGAATCTCTCTGCTCTAACCTATCTTTCTCTAGGCATAAATCACATCCAAGGAAGCATACCGCAGCAACTCGGATATCTGTCCAACCTAACAGATCTTCAATTAGGAGCTAACAATCTTACTGGTCATATTCCTACCTCTCTATATAATATCTCATCCATTGTCACCTTCTCAGTTATTGAAAACAATCTCATAGGGTCCCTTCCATCTGATGTGTTCCTAGCTCTACCGGAACTACAATTGTTGACTGTCGGTAGTAATGGATTTTCAGGACTGGTTCCAAGCTCAATAACCAATGCTTCTCGAGCTGTAGCAATCGATTTTGGTGTGAACGCCCTCATAGGGCCGATCCCAGCGGACTTGGGGGGCCTTGAGAATTTGGAATGGCTTAGTTTTGAGGTAAACAATCTAGGAACTGAAGAAGGGGATGATTTCAGTTTCCTTACCTCCTTAACCAACTGCACCAAACTACAAGTGGTGTCTTCTAGTGAAAATAGACTTAAGGGCACCCTGCCAGATTCTCTTGCAAATTTCTCCTCCAATTTGACCACGCTTTTTCTCagctcaaacttcatatcagGACCCACACCTTCTGGTATAGGGAACCTTGTAAATTTGCAGCGTCTTGCGCTGGAGGAAAACATGCTTACAGGGAATATTCCCAGCTCCATCGGGAAACTCTCAAAGTTGCAGATAGTCGAACTCAGTGAGAATAATCTCTCAGGAGGGATTCCATCCTCCCTTGGCAACATGACTTCACTCTCTGATCTCCACCTTGGAAACAATTGGCTGGAGGGAACCATACCAGCTTCTCTAAGGAACTGCACACAACTGAATTCACTACGTTTAAATGACAATCTCCTAGTTGGTGTGGTTCCCCTAGAACTCTTTGGCCTTTCTTCAATCTCAACTCTAACATTGGCGGGTAACCATTTAACTGGTCCAATTCCATCTCTGGTTGGTAAACTAGCGAATCTCGAGACATTAAATGTATCGGAGAACAACATGTCTGGAGAAATCCCACCCGCTATGGGTGATTGTCTGGTGCTGGAATACCTCTATTTGGGAGCCAACCAATTCAGTGGAACCATTCCACCATCTATGTCAAACCTACGAGGTCTGAAGTTACTCAATCTTTCTCGAAACAATTTTTCGGGGCAATTCCCCCGGTTTCTAGCCGACCTCCCTTCCATCGAGGCCATTGATCTTTCCTTCAATAAGTTTGAGGGCGAAGTCCCAAACAAAGGAATCTTTCGTAACCATAGTGCGGTTTCAGTTGTAGGAAACAATGACATCTGTGGAGGACCTCCCTCCTTGCAGTTGCCAATATGTAAAGGGGGAGCAACAAAGAGAAAAACATCATCTCAAAGGACAGTTATGGTGATCACTGTCGTAGTCTCCATTTTCTTCCTGTTAGTAGGAATCATTGCCATAGTTCTTTATCGTTCGAAAAGGTTGGAAAGCAGAACTGCCTTCACTTCTCCAATTGAGGATCATCACCCCAAGCTATCTTATGTTGAACTTTCACGAGCGACAAATGGGTTCTCTCCTACCAACATGATTGGTGAAGGAAGCTTTGGTGCAGTCTATAAAGGCGTTCTACCTAGCAACGGACAGATTGTGGCTGTGAAGGTACTCAAACTTAAGGAGCATGGAGCGAGCAAGAGTTTCATGGCGGAATGTGAAGCATTGGGGAACATTCGGCATCGGAACCTTGTCAAGATCATCACTTCTTGCTCGGGCATTGATTTCCAACGAGAAGACTTCAAGGCTCTAATATTTGAGTTCATGCCCAACGGGAGCCTCGAGAAATGGCTGCATCCAGTCCCAAACGAGATGGGAGGGAGTGACAATAACATGAGGTTAAGTGTGATTCAGAGGTTGGGCATAGCCATTGATGTGGCTACAGCAGTGGACTATCTCCACCATCAGTGCCACAGTGGCATTATTCACTCTGACCTGAAGCCGAGCAATGTTCTTCTCGACAGTGATTTTTCTGCACATGTAAGTGATTTTGGCCTAGCAAAGTTTCTAGCTGTCAAAGCATCGGGAACACAGAGTAGTTCGATTGGGATCAGAGGTACAGTCGGCTATGTTGCACCAG AGTATGGTGTTGGTGGTGAGGTATCGACACGAGGGGACATCTACAGCTTTGGGATTCTCTTGCTCGAACTGTTCACAGGCAAGAGACCAACTGAGCCCATGTTCAGTGGTGAGTTTGGCCTCCGTGGATTTGTGGAGAGATCTCTTCCTGATGGGCTGGATCAGGTGCTGGACCCATTGCTTTGCTTAGGAAGAGTGCAAGGCGATCTCAAACGGAGCTTGCTCTCAGTCCTTAAAGTCGGGCTCATGTGCTCAGCTGCGCAACCAAATGAGAGGATGGATATTGGAGAAGCGGCAGCAGAATTGGAGAAGGCATGGGATGTTCTTCAAGTTCGTAGGAGGAGAATCAGAGTGTGA